The genomic region TTTAAATGCTAAAAAAGTTGCTACTTCTATCACTCAATTTACCCCGTTAAGCTTAACGCACTCTGAAGTAAATAAAACAACTTCTTTTACACTAGATCGATATAACATTCCTATTCCTAAAGAAGTTATTCCCATCGAAATTAATGAAATTGATGTTGTTTTAATTCCTTTGTTAGCTTTCGATCAAAATGGAAACCGATTAGGTTATGGCAAAGGGTTATATGATTCTTTCTTAAAAGATTGTCGTTCGGATTGCCTTAAAATCGGTTTATCTTTTTTCGATGTATTTTCTTCTGAAATCCCATCAGAACAACACGACATCAAACTAGACTATTGTATTACCCCTTATAAAATCTACGCTTTTAATGGGCTTTAATGATAAAAAACACCAAGGAATCTTTCATCTTGCTATTCTTTTTTGGATTCCCCTAATGCTATTGT from Flavobacteriales bacterium harbors:
- a CDS encoding 5-formyltetrahydrofolate cyclo-ligase, which encodes MDKKTIRAHFKAQRKQLNPLTTKRLSKEIFKLLISDFELKNRVIHTFFSAKSLKEIEMSPINEFLFLNAKKVATSITQFTPLSLTHSEVNKTTSFTLDRYNIPIPKEVIPIEINEIDVVLIPLLAFDQNGNRLGYGKGLYDSFLKDCRSDCLKIGLSFFDVFSSEIPSEQHDIKLDYCITPYKIYAFNGL